A portion of the Phaeodactylum tricornutum CCAP 1055/1 chromosome 7, whole genome shotgun sequence genome contains these proteins:
- a CDS encoding predicted protein, with protein sequence MNDPYSPPTGGNPVDGLAVFHFPTTLNEVATPLQPHSPPAEDCPSIGPDVFQLLGSSSAMTVGDDDAVCATSPKVAPPSAVPSPQATTPLTPDPVVTAMPDTPLEEVVPLTEAALGCPRSRGSLVIQWPPITDDEPSNTDTESSPLERSLSPSLVAAVQSARQRDERPITLPAQRGKEVIQKSTKETSSTQTRSVEGGPGTNGNRKCSPSPSSKTCDPSPDPSVVPPESAPESATKVAAEEDDAKIITTVPNLQDRISIYGGRKSKKIPAAVYRPPPKIDIYATQVRPHPRDRPPSEQHDKEAKKSQLIDSFPVAAKDSVRDRLGLKPDAAVPSSVQNKATPSQTQTSSLADKFLSQIQGSQPSTRDSAFVSVAPKVAPPTTSDKEKLPVLDIVTTSKFKGGGDDDTSIGMSSVSGDEFGKVAQVAFPSQRTGRRNFAGNEIQQPTRNRVAAYHSTFQTASQTHNNATPLPDVAMAKLVDEMVVQRVGELKRQWEADHRRQWQALEDKWNRSYEDLHAKIVDTNRRLDKLV encoded by the coding sequence ATGAATGATCCGTACAGCCCGCCTACGGGCGGGAATCCCGTGGATGGGCTTGCCGTATTCCATTTTCCCACCACCCTCAACGAGGTCGCTACGCCGTTGcagccccacagtccgcCAGCGGAAGATTGTCCGAGCATCGGACCGGATGTCTTCCAACTCTTAGGCTCATCTTCCGCGATGACGGTAGGGGACGATGACGCCGTTTGTGCTACCTCCCCCAAGGTCGCCCCTCCTTCCGCAGTTCCCAGCCCCCAAGCAACCACGCCTTTGACTCCGGACCCGGTCGTTACGGCAATGCCGGATACACCGTTGGAAGAAGTCGTGCCATTGACCGAGGCCGCGCTAGGCTGTCCCCGCTCGCGCGGCAGTCTGGTAATCCAGTGGCCTCCCATCACGGACGACGAGCCCTCCAACACTGATACCGAGTCATCCCCCCTCGAACGTTCACTGTCACCCAGTCTCGTCGCCGCGGTACAGAGCGCACGCCAACGGGACGAACGTCCCATCACGTTACCGGCCCAGCGTGGGAAGGAAGTCATCCAGAAAAGCACCAAGGAAACTTCCTCGACCCAAACTCGGTCCGTGGAAGGAGGCCCCGGTACCAACGGTAACAGAAAGTGTTCTCCGAGTCCGTCCAGCAAGACCTGTGATCCGTCTCCCGACCCGTCCGTCGTCCCGCCAGAATCAGCACCCGAGTCGGCGACAAAGGTTGCagcggaagaagatgacgcAAAAATTATCACCACCGTACCCAACCTTCAGGATCGTATTAGCATCTACGGTGGCCGCAAATCCAAGAAGATTCCCGCTGCCGTCTATAGGCCCCCGCCCAAAATTGATATATACGCAACTCAGGTTCGTCCACATCCGAGAGATCGGCCGCCTTCGGAACAACATGACAAGGAAGCAAAGAAGTCACAATTGATCGACTCGTTTCCGGTGGCCGCAAAGGACAGTGTCAGGGATCGCCTCGGTTTGAAACCAGATGCTGCCGTGCCGAGCAGTGTACAGAACAAGGCAACGCCATCCCAAACCCAGACCAGTAGTCTCGCGGATAAATTCTTGTCCCAAATTCAAGGGTCGCAGCCGTCCACCAGGGATTCCGCCTTTGTTTCCGTTGCTCCCAAGGTTGCACCGCCCACTACGTCGGACAAGGAAAAATTACCAGTACTGGATATTGTGACAACAAGCAAATTCAAAGGCGgtggtgacgacgacacgTCGATTGGAATGTCGTCCGTCTCCGGCGACGAGTTCGGAAAAGTAGCTCAGGTAGCCTTTCCATCCCAGCGTACTGGCAGACGAAACTTTGCTGGTAATGAAATCCAACAGCCAACCCGTAACCGTGTGGCGGCTTACCATAGCACCTTTCAGACGGCAAGCCAAACTCATAACAACGCTACGCCTTTGCCGGATGTGGCCATGGCCAAGCTCGTGGACGAAATGGTAGTGCAACGGGTCGGCGAGCTGAAGCGACAATGGGAAGCTGATCACCGACGCCAGTGGCAGGCGTTGGAAGACAAGTGGAACCGATCGTACGAAGATTTGCATGCCAAGATCGTTGATACAAACCGCCGCCTGGACAAACTCGTGTAG
- a CDS encoding predicted protein — MADVAQILGVGGPKQTASNGPPPPVPSHHQPSRAMQMQGMSRQVVGVLAGKQDPASADLPPGVPAFPINTKAGDKTAGQEGLIKVGNKWISKSKPARKWTWAPFASSSRTDGALFHHWVRANVEYPDYPFARFDIHLDPVTYSDDEYNRFLKSDAWTRSETDHLMDLSRRFELRWPVVHDRWLALFQEPSDGDARKIEDLQHRYYEVAAILTQNRISQEAAAEAKALAVSQPDPSEDPKAAADQLLIETAAARALASSDPKHQPLMHNLGSGTSNKVFDLNYERERRTHMEALWNRTKEDEAEEAELRKELKFVEAQLRKVKKAGGHILAAAAGGGNKLSNDASSRNPSRSVTPVPSAVAGAAINSAALNDAFASTAPTPMPQTPYLQSGRLTLPATGGGVGLNKTLVSRMQAILVDMKVPVQPIATKRVCDMYDSVRKDALTLLILQKSALQKEGLVESKRLKLAKMGGNVRVVQEETLMGITPLPSSVPSVTNRSKSSKNSKTSKPKGTAGSAGAGKKPGTLKKPTGESKPDTKQTPPGGKQVLAGGIPTKKTAPKRKRKAEVKTPPPSGTTATTTSSGVSAPKGSATKPAVDPSIGEAKTSAKKRPKKSA; from the coding sequence ATGGCGGATGTGGCGCAAATCTTGGGCGTTGGAGGTCCGAAACAGACTGCCTCGAATGGACCACCACCGCCGGTTCCTTCCCATCACCAACCCAGCCGAGCTATGCAGATGCAGGGAATGTCTCGACAAGTTGTGGGGGTCTTGGCTGGAAAACAGGATCCTGCATCGGCTGATCTTCCCCCAGGGGTACCCGCATTTCCAATCAATACCAAGGCGGGAGACAAGACGGCTGGTCAAGAGGGCTTGATCAAGGTTGGGAACAAGTGGATTTCCAAGTCCAAGCCGGCACGGAAATGGACATGGGCTCCGTTCGCCTCTAGTAGTAGAACAGACGGTGCTCTCTTTCACCATTGGGTTCGTGCAAATGTGGAGTATCCCGACTACCCCTTTGCTCGCTTTGATATACATCTCGACCCAGTCACATATTCGGATGACGAGTACAATCGCTTTCTCAAGAGCGACGCTTGGACGAGAAGTGAGACTGATCACCTGATGGATCTTTCTAGACGTTTTGAATTGCGATGGCCTGTAGTGCACGATCGGTGGTTGGCGCTGTTTCAGGAACCGTCAGACGGCGACGCTCGAAAAATTGAGGATCTACAGCATCGATACTACGAAGTGGCTGCGATACTGACACAGAACCGCATTTCCcaagaagccgccgccgaGGCAAAAGCGTTAGCAGTGTCACAACCAGATCCATCGGAAGatccaaaagctgcagcTGATCAGCTATTGATCGAGACTGCCGCGGCGCGTGCCCTAGCGAGTTCTGATCCTAAACATCAACCGCTTATGCACAACCTCGGTTCGGGGACATCAAACAAGGTATTTGATTTGAACTACGAACGTGAAAGGAGAACTCATATGGAAGCTTTATGGAATCGTACCAAAGAAGACGAAGCAGAAGAAGCTGAATTGCGTAAGGAACTCAAATTTGTCGAGGCGCAGCTGCGCAAGGTAAAGAAAGCTGGTGGTCATATCCTGGCGGCCGCCGCTGGAGGCGGCAACAAGCTGTCGAATGATGCGTCTTCCAGAAACCCGTCGCGTTCGGTGACACCAGTCCCCAGTGCTGTTGCTGGAGCTGCCATTAATTCGGCTGCATTAAACGATGCATTTGCGTCAACCGCACCCACACCCATGCCACAAACACCATACCTTCAGTCAGGGCGTCTTACACTGCCAGCAACaggtggtggtgttggtcTCAATAAAACACTTGTCTCTAGGATGCAAGCAATCTTAGTAGATATGAAGGTCCCTGTACAACCGATCGCCACCAAACGCGTGTGCGACATGTACGATTCCGTTCGAAAAGACGCACTGACTCTGCtcattctccaaaagagTGCACTCCAAAAAGAAGGCCTCGTTGAGAGTAAGAGACTCAAGTTGGCGAAGATGGGCGGTAACGTACGGGTAGTCCAAGAAGAGACTTTGATGGGTATAACTCCGTTACCCTCTTCGGTACCGAGCGTGACAAATCGCAGCAAAAGTAGCAAAAATTCTAAGACAAGCAAACCCAAAGGAACTGCAGGCTCAGCCGGAGCTGGCAAAAAGCCAGGAACTTTGAAGAAACCGACAGGGGAGAGCAAGCCTGATACAAAACAAACACCTCCTGGCGGTAAGCAAGTCCTGGCTGGTGGTATACCGACAAAAAAGACTGCGCCGAAACGAAAGCGCAAAGCTGAGGTCAAAACACCGCCTCCATCAGGGACCacggcaacgacaacaagtTCCGGCGTTTCTGCTCCCAAGGGGTCTGCGACGAAGCCGGCGGTTGACCCCAGCATCGGCGAGGCAAAAACATCCGCAAAAAAGCGACCTAAGAAATCTGCTTGA